The Desulforegulaceae bacterium genome window below encodes:
- the queC gene encoding 7-cyano-7-deazaguanine synthase QueC → MNTKKAVVLLSGGIDSATCTAIAKDMGFDVFAISFDYNQRHKKELDFAKQTSKFLGVAEHLIINSDMSLIGGSALTDKKMNVPDFKENNKEIPITYVPSRNIIFLSYAVSYAEVIGADDIFIGVTTIDYSGYPDCRAEFIEAFSKAVNLGTKKGIEGNPFKIHTPLAKLSKDQIIKKGIELGMDYGLTSSCYNPDEKGRSCGKCDSCEIRKKGFEKAGVKDPTRYSN, encoded by the coding sequence ATGAATACAAAAAAGGCTGTGGTGCTTTTAAGCGGTGGAATTGATTCAGCAACCTGTACAGCTATTGCTAAAGATATGGGTTTTGATGTGTTTGCAATCTCCTTTGATTATAATCAAAGACACAAAAAAGAACTTGATTTTGCAAAACAAACTTCAAAATTTCTTGGAGTAGCTGAACATCTTATAATTAACAGTGATATGTCCCTTATAGGAGGCTCAGCTCTTACTGATAAAAAAATGAATGTTCCTGATTTTAAGGAAAACAATAAGGAAATCCCTATTACCTATGTTCCTTCAAGAAATATAATTTTTCTTTCCTATGCTGTTTCCTATGCAGAAGTTATTGGAGCAGACGATATTTTTATAGGGGTTACTACAATTGACTATAGTGGATATCCTGATTGCAGAGCTGAATTTATTGAAGCTTTTTCAAAGGCTGTAAATCTTGGAACCAAAAAAGGAATTGAAGGAAATCCTTTTAAAATCCACACCCCTCTTGCCAAACTTTCTAAAGATCAGATAATTAAAAAAGGAATAGAACTTGGAATGGATTATGGACTGACATCCAGCTGTTACAATCCCGATGAAAAAGGGAGATCTTGTGGAAAATGTGATAGTTGTGAAATAAGAAAAAAAGGATTTGAAAAAGCAGGTGTTAAAGATCCTACCAGGTACTCAAATTAA
- a CDS encoding radical SAM protein, which produces MKLIVNEIFCSIQGEGLDQGRPCVMIRLTGCNLRCSYCDTKYSFNQGIAVEIESILEKIDSYKVNLVEITGGEPLLQENTPKLIQVLLSKGFKTLIETNGSYDLDLVEKSCVKIMDIKTPSSKMDKFNLYSNLEKLENEDQLKFVVENKKDFDFAVDLIKKSNLKIRPENIIFSPVFGKTDLRDLASWVIKEKSDSRMQIQMHKVIWPESMRGV; this is translated from the coding sequence ATGAAACTTATTGTAAATGAAATTTTTTGCTCCATCCAGGGAGAAGGCCTTGATCAGGGAAGGCCTTGTGTGATGATAAGGCTTACAGGCTGCAACCTGAGATGTTCATATTGTGATACCAAATATTCTTTTAATCAAGGAATAGCTGTTGAAATAGAATCAATTTTAGAAAAAATTGATTCTTACAAAGTAAATCTTGTAGAAATAACAGGAGGAGAGCCTCTATTACAGGAAAACACTCCCAAGCTTATTCAAGTGCTTTTAAGTAAAGGTTTTAAAACCCTTATAGAAACAAACGGAAGTTATGATCTTGATCTTGTTGAAAAATCCTGTGTGAAAATAATGGATATTAAAACCCCTTCAAGTAAAATGGATAAATTTAATCTTTATTCCAATCTTGAAAAGCTTGAAAATGAAGATCAGCTTAAGTTTGTTGTTGAAAACAAAAAAGATTTTGATTTTGCTGTTGATTTAATAAAAAAATCAAATTTAAAAATAAGACCTGAAAATATAATTTTTTCTCCTGTATTTGGAAAAACTGATTTAAGGGATCTTGCTTCATGGGTAATTAAGGAAAAGTCTGATTCAAGGATGCAAATCCAGATGCATAAAGTAATTTGGCCTGAGTCAATGAGGGGAGTGTAA